One Cyanobacteria bacterium FACHB-DQ100 DNA segment encodes these proteins:
- a CDS encoding sulfite exporter TauE/SafE family protein translates to MEPFTLTIATALILFVCTSIRSAIGFGDALLAMPLLGLIMSLRTATPVVAFTGFIISLIILISDQDSVDLKSAWQLIVGTVIGVPFGLLLLQYAPEKLVKIGLGIILILYGSYNLISVRFPQLSHERYAIWFGFIAGILGGAYNTNGPSIAIYGVLRRWSATYFRATMQCYFLFSGIATIAGHGFAGLWTPMVWQLFLWSIPGISIGIYVGSKINRLIPQPRFNQIIFGLLIVVGCIFLL, encoded by the coding sequence ATGGAACCCTTTACTTTAACGATCGCAACCGCTTTGATTTTATTTGTCTGCACCTCAATTCGTTCAGCGATCGGTTTTGGTGATGCACTGCTTGCTATGCCGCTGCTCGGTTTAATCATGAGTTTGCGAACTGCCACTCCTGTCGTAGCATTCACAGGATTTATCATCAGCTTAATCATCTTAATTTCCGATCAAGATAGTGTTGACCTCAAGTCGGCGTGGCAGTTGATTGTTGGAACAGTCATTGGAGTTCCTTTTGGCTTATTGCTGTTACAGTATGCGCCTGAAAAGTTGGTCAAGATTGGACTTGGCATTATCCTAATTCTGTACGGATCGTACAATCTCATTTCTGTAAGGTTTCCTCAGCTTTCCCATGAACGATATGCAATCTGGTTTGGATTTATTGCAGGAATTTTAGGAGGAGCCTATAACACTAATGGACCTTCGATCGCAATCTACGGGGTGCTGCGTCGTTGGTCAGCCACTTATTTTCGGGCAACGATGCAGTGCTATTTTCTATTTTCAGGCATCGCGACGATCGCAGGGCACGGATTTGCAGGACTGTGGACTCCGATGGTTTGGCAGTTGTTTCTCTGGTCAATCCCCGGAATTAGCATCGGAATTTACGTTGGGAGCAAGATTAATCGTCTCATCCCGCAGCCGAGATTTAATCAGATTATTTTTGGCTTATTGATTGTCGTCGGCTGCATTTTCCTGCTGTGA
- a CDS encoding ABC transporter permease: MVDRLSFLLSQLFQKSEGTSRLNLLRVFLRVLSLVLFFGIWQFLCAIKFQFFINFSFLPSPLEVLGATVKFFSSNPMMHLQASVMRVLLGYAIAAVLGISLGIVIGWFQKIEDLVFLPLEILRPIPAVAWIPLAILMFPDAESGMVYITFIGAFFPILISTIKGVEGTDLLLLRVGQCLGAQQWQVFKDIVVPGAMPNIASGLVIGMGNSWFCLVTAEILAGRFGIGYLTWESYVTSNYPPIVMGMLLIGLMGSLSSFAVDRLTHVLMPWRVTKKGTSN, translated from the coding sequence ATCGTCGATCGCTTGAGTTTTCTATTGTCACAGCTATTTCAAAAATCAGAAGGAACTTCGCGGCTCAATCTATTGCGTGTCTTCCTGCGGGTACTTTCGCTTGTCTTGTTTTTTGGAATTTGGCAGTTTCTCTGTGCGATCAAGTTCCAATTCTTCATTAATTTTTCGTTTCTGCCTTCTCCACTGGAAGTTCTCGGTGCAACAGTTAAGTTCTTCTCAAGCAACCCAATGATGCACTTGCAGGCGAGTGTGATGCGGGTGCTGTTGGGATATGCGATCGCAGCAGTGTTAGGAATTAGCTTAGGAATTGTAATCGGCTGGTTTCAAAAGATCGAAGACTTAGTTTTTCTACCCTTAGAAATTCTGCGTCCGATTCCTGCGGTTGCTTGGATTCCGCTCGCGATTTTGATGTTTCCTGATGCAGAATCAGGAATGGTCTACATTACCTTTATTGGTGCATTCTTTCCAATCTTAATCAGCACGATCAAAGGGGTTGAAGGCACTGATTTACTGTTGTTGCGCGTTGGACAGTGCTTGGGAGCGCAACAATGGCAGGTCTTCAAGGACATTGTAGTTCCGGGAGCCATGCCAAATATTGCGAGTGGCTTAGTGATTGGTATGGGGAATTCCTGGTTTTGTCTTGTAACCGCAGAAATCTTAGCAGGGCGATTTGGGATTGGTTATCTCACTTGGGAATCTTATGTGACTTCTAACTATCCGCCGATCGTCATGGGAATGCTGCTGATCGGATTAATGGGATCACTGAGTTCTTTTGCAGTCGATCGTCTCACTCATGTCTTGATGCCTTGGCGCGTCACCAAGAAAGGAACCAGCAATTAA
- a CDS encoding YeiH family protein, producing the protein MRQKVNNVKPFAVKIAPLQSDFYSQIAIQAKIGFAQIQSGILLTSGLAAIAYLLRLVPGFHLFSPLILSILLGILVRNTIGTPSHAQAGISFAMKRVLRFAVVLLGVQLSLLQVFSVGIAGMLITIATLLSTFWLTCWLGKQLGIDSSLTRLIAAGTSICGASAVIATSTTTKSADEDITYAVAIVTLFGTFSMLSYPLLIGQLHLTPEAFGLWCGVSIHEVAQVIAAAFQASPLSGEVASISKLSRVLWLAPIVLLLGSVSKTDSLKTKVAIPWFVMYFMLLILLNSLNLFPQGLKSAIAQLNQILLAIAMAAMGLETRLNQIQKIGLKPLYLGALSWLFISIFSYGLIKLFY; encoded by the coding sequence ATGCGACAAAAAGTAAATAATGTGAAGCCCTTCGCTGTAAAAATCGCTCCGCTTCAAAGTGATTTCTACTCACAGATAGCGATACAGGCAAAAATAGGCTTTGCTCAAATTCAGTCAGGAATCTTGCTCACTTCCGGCTTAGCCGCGATCGCTTATCTGCTGCGACTGGTTCCCGGATTCCATCTCTTTAGTCCGCTAATTCTGTCGATTCTACTCGGCATTCTGGTGCGAAATACGATCGGAACACCCTCACACGCTCAAGCAGGAATTAGTTTTGCAATGAAGAGAGTCCTCCGATTTGCAGTGGTTCTGCTTGGCGTTCAACTCAGCCTGCTACAAGTCTTCTCAGTTGGCATCGCAGGAATGTTGATCACCATAGCGACTTTACTGAGTACATTTTGGTTAACTTGTTGGTTAGGAAAACAGTTAGGAATTGATTCTAGCTTGACTCGTCTCATTGCTGCGGGAACTTCGATTTGTGGTGCTTCTGCCGTGATTGCAACCAGTACCACAACTAAAAGTGCAGATGAAGATATCACTTATGCGGTTGCAATTGTGACCCTGTTTGGAACATTCTCTATGCTTTCGTATCCATTGCTGATAGGACAGCTACACCTAACGCCAGAAGCATTCGGATTGTGGTGCGGGGTTTCAATCCATGAAGTTGCACAGGTAATTGCGGCTGCATTTCAAGCTAGTCCGCTCAGCGGTGAGGTGGCTAGTATCTCGAAGTTATCAAGAGTGCTTTGGTTAGCTCCGATCGTTCTACTACTTGGATCAGTTTCCAAAACTGATTCCTTAAAAACAAAAGTGGCAATCCCTTGGTTTGTTATGTATTTCATGCTTTTGATTCTGCTCAATAGCTTGAACTTATTTCCACAGGGCTTAAAAAGTGCGATCGCACAGCTAAACCAAATTCTATTAGCGATCGCAATGGCAGCAATGGGTTTAGAAACAAGGCTGAATCAGATTCAGAAGATTGGATTAAAACCTTTATACTTAGGTGCTTTATCTTGGTTATTTATTTCTATTTTTAGCTATGGGCTGATCAAACTGTTTTATTAG
- a CDS encoding LysR family transcriptional regulator, protein MEVYQIRVFLEVARHLSFTEAADALNLTQPAVSAKIKSLETELGTSLFYRLGRKIQLTEVGEFLLEEGAKLIQIENELLQKIENIKKGKYGSLKIGCTMALAEGWLPSVVFEYRQQYPSIQVQCLVFESAELLYQAMTSQTVDVGISDVNFEEFSELSATAIDTISYQLFVAHTHPLAKQHWLSLSDLRKYPWALLPSGTPSRLVLESRLSELGFSLDNFLQFETVDTMSLMRTYMMQGNYLGFATNFDFKPECELGTVSAIPIQEFALSGTVYLVTPRRLAQANTATSSGRRSRSLNPIQKLIHLLQAKHSAAQPGSNVVRLRSPSFTRRSNSSSRPEVLTLSIGVQNSTVPAVTAGLIIQRLGLLEHFLPKEGRYSSTQYKIQWQDFSTGAPIVDRLRAQQLNIGVLGDYPLLLSAEAGQNTRLISFVSTNPDGSCNAVVVPNRSQLQSVDDLRGRAIAVPLRSSAHGMVLRSLNAMNLLNQVNLLPLESAHPFEFSEHYADGYAHFAPFHDIACRRGQFRYLGGCNPEALPAFYGVVVTSELAEQYPEVAIAYLRALSAAQYWYDTTPTAPSLVAKWTQLDSEVIVQILSSSYQPNQPGRFFSEMSIRPDWLRLHIDQLSLIPGNQELQTINLNQWIQSEFLQQARA, encoded by the coding sequence ATGGAAGTTTATCAGATTCGAGTTTTTCTAGAAGTTGCTCGTCACCTGAGTTTTACGGAAGCAGCAGATGCTCTAAACCTGACCCAGCCTGCGGTAAGCGCTAAGATCAAGTCGCTAGAAACCGAGTTAGGAACTTCGCTGTTTTATCGTTTAGGTCGTAAGATTCAACTGACAGAGGTAGGAGAATTCTTATTGGAAGAAGGAGCAAAACTGATTCAAATTGAAAATGAGTTGCTCCAAAAAATTGAAAATATTAAAAAAGGAAAATATGGCAGCCTGAAAATTGGCTGTACGATGGCGCTTGCTGAAGGCTGGTTGCCAAGTGTTGTGTTTGAATATCGACAACAATATCCGAGCATTCAGGTTCAGTGTTTGGTGTTTGAGTCCGCCGAATTGCTCTATCAAGCGATGACGAGTCAAACAGTGGATGTCGGAATTTCTGATGTGAATTTTGAAGAATTTTCGGAACTTTCAGCCACCGCGATCGACACGATTTCCTATCAGTTGTTTGTCGCCCACACTCACCCCCTGGCAAAACAACACTGGTTGAGCTTATCAGATTTGAGAAAGTATCCTTGGGCGCTGCTGCCTTCAGGTACACCCAGCCGCTTAGTCTTAGAATCGCGCTTATCAGAGTTAGGCTTCTCGCTCGATAATTTTCTTCAGTTTGAAACTGTCGATACGATGAGCCTAATGCGAACGTATATGATGCAGGGGAACTATCTTGGATTCGCAACGAACTTCGACTTTAAACCAGAGTGTGAATTGGGAACTGTGAGCGCGATTCCGATTCAAGAATTTGCGCTGTCTGGAACTGTCTATCTGGTCACACCTCGGCGATTAGCTCAAGCAAACACAGCAACTTCATCGGGTCGTCGATCGCGCAGTCTCAACCCGATCCAGAAATTGATCCACCTGCTGCAAGCCAAACATTCTGCGGCTCAACCTGGCTCAAATGTCGTTCGTCTACGATCGCCGAGCTTCACTCGGCGCAGCAATTCATCTTCCCGCCCCGAAGTGCTGACGCTCTCGATCGGAGTTCAAAACAGTACCGTTCCGGCTGTGACCGCAGGGCTGATTATCCAACGGCTCGGACTGCTAGAACATTTCTTACCGAAAGAAGGGCGATATAGCTCAACACAATACAAGATTCAGTGGCAGGACTTTTCGACCGGAGCACCGATCGTCGATAGACTACGAGCGCAGCAATTAAACATTGGTGTTCTGGGTGACTATCCATTGCTTCTAAGTGCTGAAGCCGGACAAAACACTCGTTTGATTAGCTTTGTTTCCACCAATCCCGATGGATCTTGCAATGCGGTTGTGGTTCCGAACCGTTCTCAGCTTCAGAGTGTGGATGACTTGCGTGGACGAGCGATCGCGGTTCCACTGCGGTCTTCTGCACATGGAATGGTGTTGCGATCGCTGAATGCAATGAACCTCTTAAATCAAGTGAACTTGCTTCCTCTCGAATCCGCGCATCCATTTGAGTTCTCTGAACACTACGCTGATGGCTATGCTCACTTTGCACCCTTTCATGACATTGCTTGTCGTCGGGGACAGTTCCGCTATCTAGGCGGCTGTAATCCTGAAGCTTTGCCCGCTTTTTATGGGGTAGTGGTGACGAGTGAGCTTGCAGAACAATACCCGGAAGTTGCGATCGCCTATCTGCGGGCGCTGTCTGCTGCACAGTATTGGTACGATACCACTCCAACTGCACCGTCTTTAGTTGCAAAATGGACACAGCTTGACTCAGAGGTGATTGTGCAAATTCTCAGCAGTTCTTATCAACCAAATCAACCTGGACGGTTCTTCTCGGAGATGAGCATTCGTCCTGATTGGCTGAGATTACACATTGATCAACTTAGTCTGATTCCGGGAAACCAGGAGCTACAAACCATTAACTTGAATCAATGGATTCAGTCAGAGTTCTTGCAGCAGGCTAGAGCTTAG
- a CDS encoding ABC transporter ATP-binding protein yields the protein MLIEQGTPQQALKGLVEVEDLSICFKRKGQLIPVLESIDFTIAPGEFVCLLGPSGCGKSTILNAIAGFIKPSCGSVSVDRRVVVRPGADRGFVFQQYSLLPWKTTFQNVEFGLKIQGIPTEKRKEIVNYYLNRVGLYKHRHSYPYQLSGGMQQRASIIRALVNSPSVLLMDEPFAALDAQTRHMMQELLLDIWSEQKTTVIFVTHDIEEAVFLSDRIFVMGVNPGRIKQIVNVPLDRPRHSDITVTSGFLQLNREIFELIREETMKSMEVE from the coding sequence ATGTTAATCGAGCAAGGAACTCCACAACAAGCACTCAAAGGACTGGTAGAGGTTGAAGATTTATCAATTTGTTTTAAGCGAAAAGGGCAGTTAATCCCGGTGTTGGAGTCGATCGACTTTACGATCGCTCCCGGTGAATTTGTGTGTTTGCTCGGCCCATCCGGGTGCGGTAAGTCCACGATTCTGAATGCAATTGCGGGGTTTATCAAGCCGTCTTGTGGCTCTGTCTCAGTCGATCGCAGGGTTGTTGTTCGTCCTGGAGCCGATCGTGGCTTTGTGTTTCAGCAGTATTCTCTGTTGCCCTGGAAAACGACGTTTCAGAATGTCGAATTTGGGCTGAAGATTCAAGGCATTCCGACTGAAAAGCGCAAAGAGATTGTGAATTACTATCTCAACCGTGTTGGATTGTACAAGCATCGTCACTCTTATCCCTATCAACTATCCGGAGGAATGCAGCAACGGGCAAGTATCATTCGTGCCTTGGTAAACTCTCCTTCTGTGTTGTTGATGGACGAACCCTTTGCAGCGCTGGATGCTCAGACCCGACATATGATGCAGGAGCTTCTGCTCGATATCTGGAGTGAACAGAAAACAACTGTGATTTTTGTTACGCACGATATTGAAGAAGCAGTGTTCCTGAGCGATCGTATCTTTGTGATGGGAGTGAATCCAGGCAGGATTAAGCAAATCGTCAATGTTCCTTTAGACCGACCGAGACACAGTGATATCACGGTTACTTCAGGGTTTTTGCAACTGAACCGCGAGATTTTTGAACTGATTCGAGAGGAAACGATGAAAAGTATGGAGGTAGAGTGA
- a CDS encoding HEAT repeat domain-containing protein → METNSELAPWLEMLRSPEVEDRLVAVKTLQHLGDEEALAPLIDALKDESFLVQKLAVTALWELANPAAVPALIECLASPDEEIRDEARSALGELVAPDHLLMLLDALLQDDVNLQLNALFLLRKIHDAQSLPYVLPFFESSNPALRESAVTTLRYLNQVERCQPALALMSDSDASVRRATALTLGHLSDVEVVPRLCEALTNDSDWEVRRNAAKSLAIHADRSAISSLEAALKDEHWQVRKFSLQALQKTPDDHSLPLFIQALTDEYSDIRRDAAIALGILKNPTALNPLQQSLDDPDRDVCIFAQRAIQTIQEALQEPSNA, encoded by the coding sequence ATGGAAACCAACTCTGAACTTGCTCCTTGGTTGGAGATGCTACGATCGCCAGAGGTCGAAGATCGTCTTGTTGCGGTCAAAACATTGCAGCATCTTGGAGATGAAGAAGCTTTAGCACCGTTAATCGATGCACTAAAAGATGAAAGCTTCTTAGTGCAAAAACTAGCAGTGACCGCGCTCTGGGAACTTGCTAATCCAGCAGCAGTTCCGGCACTGATTGAATGTCTTGCTTCTCCTGATGAAGAAATTCGCGATGAAGCGCGATCGGCGTTAGGTGAATTGGTCGCTCCGGATCATCTACTCATGTTGCTCGATGCGCTACTCCAAGACGATGTGAATCTACAGCTTAATGCTTTATTCCTGCTGCGGAAGATTCATGATGCTCAATCCCTACCGTATGTGCTGCCCTTCTTTGAATCTTCTAACCCTGCTTTAAGAGAATCGGCAGTCACAACATTGCGATATCTCAACCAAGTCGAACGCTGTCAACCTGCATTAGCACTGATGTCTGATTCAGATGCAAGTGTTCGACGAGCAACTGCCTTAACTTTGGGGCATTTAAGCGATGTAGAAGTTGTTCCTCGTCTGTGTGAAGCACTGACCAATGATTCAGATTGGGAAGTGCGGCGAAATGCAGCCAAGTCTTTGGCAATTCATGCCGATCGCAGTGCAATTTCCTCTCTAGAAGCTGCCTTAAAAGATGAGCATTGGCAGGTGCGTAAGTTCAGCTTACAAGCCTTGCAAAAAACACCTGATGATCATTCTCTCCCATTGTTCATTCAGGCGCTCACCGATGAGTATTCCGACATTCGTCGAGATGCCGCGATCGCGCTTGGTATTCTGAAAAATCCAACCGCCCTTAATCCATTACAGCAATCGCTCGACGATCCCGATCGCGATGTCTGTATCTTTGCTCAACGCGCTATTCAGACCATCCAAGAAGCTTTGCAAGAACCCTCCAATGCCTAA
- a CDS encoding fumarate reductase/succinate dehydrogenase flavoprotein subunit — protein sequence MKTDVLVIGGGTAGTMAAIKAKQANPDGEVLVLEKANIRRSGAIAMGMDGVNTAVIPGNSTPEQYVREITIANDGILNQNAVYQTGKLGFSVIQELESWGVKFQKDTQGNYDLKQVHRVGKYVLPMPEGKDLKTILARQVKRHKAQVTNRVMATRVLVRDGRAIGAVGFDVRNGDFVVIQAKAVILCTGACGRLGLPASGYLYGTYENPTNAGDGYSMAYHAGAELSNIECFQINPLMKDYNGPACAYVASPFGAYTANAQGHRFISCDYWSGQMMLEVWKELNSGKGPIQLKMTHLDENTISEIESILWSNERPSRGRFHEGRGENYRTNGVEMNISEIGLCSGHSASGVWVNERAETSVPGLYAAGDMASVPHNYMIGAFVFGRIAGEHAVEYVQSLDHVDPDPEFLAAEKARIYAPLDRSNGIPHTQVEYKLRRLVNDYLQPPKSANRMEIGLSNFVRYHDTLDLMGARDPHELMRCMEVHFIRDCAEMAARASLFRRESRWGLYHYRVDYPEKNNDEWFCHVHLKKNEDGNMVLFKRPIEPYIVDVDVETEVYDVAVR from the coding sequence ATGAAGACGGATGTTCTGGTAATCGGGGGCGGGACCGCTGGAACAATGGCAGCCATCAAAGCAAAGCAGGCGAATCCCGATGGTGAAGTGCTCGTCCTGGAAAAAGCGAACATTCGTCGAAGTGGCGCGATCGCAATGGGCATGGATGGTGTCAACACTGCCGTCATTCCCGGTAACTCAACTCCAGAACAATATGTTCGAGAGATTACGATCGCCAATGATGGAATTCTCAATCAGAATGCGGTTTATCAAACAGGTAAACTTGGCTTTTCTGTGATTCAGGAACTCGAAAGCTGGGGCGTAAAATTTCAGAAAGATACTCAAGGCAATTACGACCTCAAGCAAGTGCATCGGGTGGGTAAATACGTTTTGCCGATGCCAGAAGGAAAAGACTTGAAGACGATTTTGGCGCGTCAAGTGAAGCGTCACAAAGCCCAAGTGACCAATCGGGTGATGGCGACTCGCGTGTTAGTTCGGGATGGACGTGCGATCGGTGCAGTCGGTTTTGATGTTCGCAATGGTGATTTCGTTGTCATTCAAGCGAAAGCTGTGATTCTCTGTACGGGAGCTTGCGGACGGTTAGGATTACCTGCTTCGGGCTATCTCTATGGAACTTATGAGAACCCCACTAATGCAGGTGATGGCTATTCGATGGCATACCATGCAGGCGCGGAACTAAGTAACATTGAATGCTTCCAAATCAATCCGTTGATGAAAGACTACAACGGGCCTGCTTGTGCGTATGTTGCCAGCCCATTTGGAGCTTACACAGCAAATGCACAAGGCCACCGCTTCATTAGCTGTGACTACTGGAGCGGTCAAATGATGCTGGAAGTTTGGAAAGAACTCAACTCTGGTAAAGGCCCGATTCAACTGAAGATGACTCATTTAGACGAAAATACGATCTCTGAAATTGAGTCGATTTTGTGGTCGAATGAGCGTCCCAGTCGCGGCAGATTCCATGAAGGTCGAGGTGAGAACTATCGCACGAATGGCGTCGAGATGAACATTTCTGAGATTGGACTCTGTAGTGGTCATAGTGCCTCTGGGGTCTGGGTAAATGAGCGGGCTGAAACTTCAGTGCCAGGACTTTATGCAGCAGGAGACATGGCGAGTGTGCCACACAACTACATGATTGGTGCATTTGTGTTTGGACGAATTGCTGGAGAACATGCAGTCGAATATGTTCAAAGCTTAGATCATGTTGATCCTGATCCAGAGTTCCTGGCAGCCGAAAAAGCAAGAATCTATGCACCGCTCGATCGATCCAACGGCATCCCGCATACTCAAGTCGAATACAAGCTGCGCCGCTTAGTGAATGACTATCTACAGCCCCCGAAATCTGCAAATCGCATGGAAATCGGGCTGAGCAACTTTGTACGCTATCACGACACCTTAGACCTCATGGGTGCGCGTGATCCACACGAACTGATGCGCTGTATGGAAGTTCACTTTATTCGCGATTGTGCAGAAATGGCAGCAAGAGCCTCACTCTTCCGCCGCGAAAGTCGCTGGGGACTGTATCACTATCGCGTAGACTATCCAGAAAAGAACAATGATGAATGGTTCTGTCATGTGCATCTGAAAAAGAATGAAGATGGAAACATGGTGTTATTTAAGCGTCCGATCGAACCTTACATTGTCGATGTGGATGTTGAAACCGAAGTGTATGATGTCGCCGTTCGTTAA
- a CDS encoding Mrp/NBP35 family ATP-binding protein, producing MPNHRSPFQTVHESPASTTDPIAEARQQAVTELLKTVTEPILNNNIVSLGMVRNLRVVDGYVYLRLYVGQHQHGLKSQIEDVLSQLTWCKKAYIQLCTIPGVRTTLAISSGKGGVGKSTTSVNLAIALSLQGAKVGLLDADIYGPNVPQMLGLGQSQVEIIETAEGTRFLPLEAHGIKVMSVGLLAEPDHPLAWRGPVLHKIITQFIHEVEWGDLDYLLIDLPPGTGDAQITIVQESPICGVLLVTTPQQVAISDVRRSIHMFRRVGIPVLGIIENMSYLLCGHCGEPTPIFGSGGGQQLAEELHTPLLGQVPIDARICAGGDAGKPLTLADPTSLTGQVFLNVASALETTFCSIKHRPLKEVVLC from the coding sequence ATGCCTAACCACCGATCGCCGTTTCAGACGGTTCACGAGTCTCCTGCATCTACGACCGATCCAATTGCTGAAGCTAGACAGCAAGCAGTGACTGAACTGCTTAAAACGGTCACTGAACCTATTCTGAACAACAATATTGTGAGTTTGGGAATGGTTCGTAATCTTAGAGTGGTCGATGGGTATGTGTATCTCCGTCTTTATGTTGGTCAGCATCAACATGGCTTGAAATCACAGATTGAGGATGTACTTTCACAACTGACTTGGTGCAAAAAGGCTTACATCCAGCTTTGTACGATTCCGGGAGTGAGAACCACGTTAGCAATCTCTAGTGGTAAAGGGGGAGTTGGAAAATCAACGACTTCTGTTAATCTTGCGATCGCGCTTAGTCTACAAGGGGCAAAAGTGGGTCTTCTCGATGCAGATATTTATGGCCCAAATGTGCCGCAAATGCTTGGATTAGGACAGTCCCAAGTAGAAATCATCGAAACGGCTGAAGGAACGCGATTTTTGCCTTTAGAAGCACACGGAATTAAGGTGATGTCAGTCGGATTGCTGGCAGAACCTGATCATCCGTTAGCGTGGAGAGGCCCTGTTCTGCACAAAATCATTACTCAGTTCATTCACGAGGTCGAATGGGGCGATTTAGACTATTTGCTGATTGATCTCCCTCCCGGCACTGGGGATGCTCAGATTACGATCGTCCAAGAAAGTCCGATTTGCGGTGTGTTGCTAGTGACGACACCACAGCAGGTTGCGATCTCCGATGTTCGTCGTAGTATTCATATGTTTCGTCGCGTCGGAATTCCAGTTCTCGGCATCATCGAAAATATGAGCTATTTACTGTGCGGGCACTGCGGCGAACCAACTCCGATTTTCGGCAGTGGTGGTGGACAGCAGTTAGCAGAAGAACTTCACACTCCATTATTGGGACAAGTTCCGATCGATGCTCGAATTTGTGCAGGCGGTGACGCTGGAAAACCTCTAACGCTGGCTGATCCGACTTCATTAACGGGACAAGTGTTTCTCAATGTTGCTTCAGCACTTGAAACAACGTTCTGTTCAATCAAACATAGACCATTAAAAGAAGTGGTTTTGTGCTGA
- a CDS encoding 4Fe-4S dicluster domain-containing protein, which produces MALATQRVDVPVIVDESKCLEKCVACIEVCPLDVLAKDPETGKAYMKYDECWFCLPCEKECPTNAITVQIPFLLR; this is translated from the coding sequence ATGGCTTTAGCAACTCAAAGAGTCGATGTCCCCGTCATTGTCGATGAATCCAAATGCCTTGAAAAATGCGTTGCCTGCATTGAAGTTTGTCCATTAGACGTTTTAGCAAAAGACCCCGAAACAGGCAAAGCTTACATGAAATACGATGAGTGTTGGTTCTGCTTACCTTGCGAAAAGGAATGTCCGACCAATGCAATCACTGTGCAAATTCCGTTCTTGTTGCGCTAG